In one window of Thermodesulfobacteriota bacterium DNA:
- a CDS encoding efflux RND transporter permease subunit: MVNFFIERPVLASVLAILITLSGGITIPILPIALYPEITPPTVNVSASYIGASAEVVEDTVTIPIEEQVNGVEGMIYMSSTSSNDGSMSLNVTFDIGYNLDIAAVDVQNRVELAKPRLPQEVSQYGISVTKQSPDLTLAVHIVSPDGSRDSLFLSNYIDIHISDVLKRIPGVGNLTIWGERLYSMRIWLDPDKLASLGLTATDVANAVSDQNQQVAAGAIGQRPIPPGQQFQYTINALGRLSDISDFENIIVRTRPDGSVVRVKDVARVELGAEDYGTDSFLDGKEAIGIGIFQLPGANALDLAKKVRAAMAKLSQNFPDGVEYEVIYDPTQFITESIREVLKTLFQAFVLVFIVVFVFLQNWRATLIPAITIPVSLIGTFALIGALGFSINTLTLFGLVLAIGLVVDDAIVVVENVSRFIEEKNLEPKEAARRAMQEVTGPIVATSLVLMAVFVPVSFMPGITGQLYRQFALTIACSVGISAINALTLSPALCAIFLRRGSERHGWFFTKFNQGFNRFRDKYESWLKEVTKRWKVVLAVFLALLGVTYYLFRIVPGGFIPDEDQGYFIVSIQGPEGSSLERTTRVVNQVEKILSSTPGIDHVVAVSGLNILTQTTDSNAAAMFPVLSPWSKRKSPELQVNAILANVLREFAGISEAVVVAFNPPPIRGISETGGFQFELQDLGNTAGLQGLAELAQEMVVKGNQRPELQTLFSSFEANIPGLYVDLDRTKAKTMGISISDVFDTLQTYLGSLYVNDFNKYGRVYRVFLQAEDGYRTKADDITRLYVRTESGEMVPLSTLVKVTPVVGAETITHYNLYRSAEIDGAAAPGFSSGQAIEAMEELAKEILPAGMGYDWTGIAYQEIQAGNLAPIIFGLALVFVFLFLAALYESWSMPFMVMLAVPLAILGAMIAQWLRGLNNDVYCQIGLVMLIGLASKNAILIVEFAKRRREEGLSIQDSALEAARIRLRPILMTAFAFILGVFPLVVASGAGSNSRHSLGTAVFGGMIVATFLSLIVVPVFYLVIERLRERSVKYGKGESTPGK; encoded by the coding sequence TTGGTTAATTTTTTCATCGAACGGCCCGTGTTGGCCTCGGTCCTGGCTATTCTCATTACGCTGTCCGGTGGCATTACTATCCCCATATTGCCCATCGCTCTTTATCCGGAGATCACGCCTCCTACCGTCAATGTCAGCGCTTCTTACATTGGGGCCAGTGCGGAGGTGGTCGAGGATACAGTCACCATCCCTATAGAGGAGCAGGTAAACGGCGTCGAAGGGATGATCTATATGTCCTCGACCAGCTCGAATGACGGAAGTATGTCCCTAAATGTGACTTTTGACATTGGCTATAACCTGGACATCGCCGCTGTCGATGTCCAGAACCGGGTGGAGCTGGCCAAGCCTCGTCTGCCCCAGGAGGTAAGCCAGTATGGCATCTCCGTCACTAAACAGTCCCCGGACCTGACGCTGGCTGTACACATTGTTTCTCCCGACGGGAGCCGGGACAGTCTCTTCCTCAGTAACTATATTGATATACATATAAGCGATGTGCTCAAGCGTATCCCCGGTGTGGGCAATCTCACTATCTGGGGGGAGCGCCTCTATTCCATGCGGATATGGCTTGACCCGGACAAGCTGGCTAGCTTGGGTTTGACGGCCACGGATGTGGCCAATGCAGTAAGCGACCAGAACCAGCAGGTTGCTGCCGGGGCCATTGGTCAGCGCCCGATCCCTCCCGGACAGCAGTTTCAATACACGATCAATGCCCTTGGCCGCCTCTCGGACATCTCGGATTTTGAGAATATCATCGTGCGAACCCGCCCGGATGGTTCGGTAGTCAGGGTCAAGGATGTGGCTCGCGTTGAACTTGGGGCCGAGGATTATGGGACCGACAGCTTCTTGGATGGGAAGGAAGCCATTGGGATCGGCATATTTCAGCTTCCCGGAGCTAACGCTCTTGACCTGGCTAAAAAGGTCAGGGCGGCGATGGCTAAACTCTCTCAAAATTTCCCGGACGGGGTAGAGTATGAGGTCATCTATGACCCTACCCAGTTCATAACCGAATCCATAAGGGAGGTCCTTAAAACCCTTTTCCAGGCATTCGTCCTGGTATTCATAGTGGTGTTTGTATTTCTCCAGAACTGGCGGGCCACTTTGATCCCGGCAATTACCATCCCGGTCTCATTGATTGGGACCTTTGCTCTGATAGGCGCGCTTGGCTTCTCCATAAATACGCTCACCCTTTTTGGTCTGGTTTTGGCAATAGGTCTAGTAGTAGACGATGCAATAGTAGTGGTCGAAAACGTCTCGCGCTTTATCGAGGAGAAAAACTTAGAACCTAAAGAGGCGGCACGACGGGCGATGCAGGAGGTAACCGGGCCGATTGTGGCTACTTCCCTCGTGCTCATGGCCGTATTCGTCCCGGTCTCCTTCATGCCGGGGATCACCGGTCAGTTGTACAGGCAGTTCGCCCTTACCATTGCCTGTTCTGTGGGGATATCGGCCATAAACGCTCTTACACTTAGCCCTGCCCTCTGCGCTATTTTCCTGCGCCGGGGATCGGAGCGGCATGGCTGGTTTTTCACCAAGTTCAACCAAGGCTTCAACCGGTTTAGAGATAAATACGAGAGTTGGTTGAAGGAGGTTACGAAGAGATGGAAGGTCGTACTTGCCGTGTTCCTAGCGCTTCTCGGCGTGACCTACTATTTGTTCCGTATAGTCCCTGGCGGGTTCATTCCAGACGAGGACCAGGGTTATTTCATAGTAAGCATACAGGGGCCGGAGGGCTCCTCTCTGGAGCGAACGACCAGGGTGGTCAATCAGGTGGAAAAGATTTTAAGCTCTACGCCGGGTATAGACCATGTCGTAGCCGTTAGCGGTTTGAACATACTTACTCAGACAACTGACTCCAATGCAGCGGCCATGTTTCCAGTCCTCTCTCCCTGGTCTAAACGCAAATCCCCAGAGCTTCAGGTGAATGCCATACTGGCCAATGTACTCCGGGAGTTTGCCGGAATATCGGAGGCGGTTGTGGTGGCCTTTAACCCCCCTCCCATTCGCGGGATAAGCGAGACAGGTGGATTTCAATTTGAGCTTCAGGACCTGGGCAACACGGCCGGCCTTCAGGGGCTGGCAGAGCTGGCGCAGGAGATGGTGGTCAAAGGGAATCAGAGGCCGGAGCTACAAACGTTATTCAGCTCGTTTGAGGCTAATATACCGGGACTGTATGTTGACCTCGACCGCACAAAAGCCAAGACCATGGGCATATCCATATCCGACGTATTCGATACCCTGCAGACGTATCTTGGTTCTCTTTACGTCAACGACTTTAACAAGTACGGCCGCGTCTATCGTGTGTTCTTGCAGGCAGAGGATGGTTATCGTACCAAAGCCGACGATATAACCCGTCTTTACGTCCGCACGGAAAGCGGTGAGATGGTGCCTCTCAGCACCCTGGTTAAGGTTACCCCGGTGGTGGGGGCCGAAACCATAACCCATTACAACCTCTATCGCTCGGCGGAGATCGACGGGGCGGCCGCTCCGGGGTTCAGCTCCGGGCAGGCCATCGAGGCAATGGAGGAGTTGGCCAAGGAAATACTTCCGGCAGGTATGGGCTACGATTGGACCGGTATCGCCTATCAGGAGATCCAGGCGGGCAACCTGGCTCCTATCATATTCGGTTTAGCCCTTGTGTTTGTTTTTCTTTTTCTGGCAGCGTTGTATGAGAGCTGGTCGATGCCCTTCATGGTGATGTTGGCCGTGCCGTTAGCCATACTAGGGGCGATGATAGCGCAATGGCTGAGGGGGCTTAACAACGATGTCTACTGCCAGATCGGATTGGTGATGCTCATTGGTCTAGCCAGCAAGAACGCCATTCTCATCGTGGAGTTTGCTAAAAGGCGCCGTGAAGAAGGTCTATCTATTCAGGATTCAGCACTGGAGGCGGCCAGAATCCGGCTACGCCCCATACTTATGACCGCCTTTGCCTTTATCCTTGGTGTCTTTCCACTGGTTGTAGCCAGCGGTGCCGGTTCAAACAGCCGTCATTCCCTGGGAACGGCGGTGTTTGGCGGGATGATCGTCGCCACCTTCTTGAGCCTTATCGTCGTGCCGGTGTTTTACCTGGTTATCGAGCGATTGAGAGAACGATCAGTCAAATATGGTAAAGGTGAATCCACCCCTGGCAAATGA
- a CDS encoding efflux RND transporter periplasmic adaptor subunit: MMRTESEVNLTTRFLAILAFTLALIGLSGCDRKKEVTTPPPVVTVAEVVKETVPVYLDYVGTLQAVNTVDIVARVEGFLQERAFVDGADVKKGDLLFVIDPRPFEAQLENAQAQLAKDEAALAYARQQVERYKPLLDKEFIARNAFDQFSTQVKELQAAVEADRAAIKLAELNLSYCRMYAPFDGRIGRRYVDVGNLVGAGQNTELATLVQLDPIYVYFSPSSRYLPEILKQQEKEKLTIRLVLPDESIHPYQGAVDFVNNAVESTTSTISMRGVVPNPDKSLLPGQYVQVRLLLTMKPDALLVPEQAVGETQGGAYLLIVNRDDRVENRDVVAGTTYKGMRVIEKGVKPGERVIIEGLQKVKPGITVQPKLVSSKGDSNLPASSPQPKKETPN; this comes from the coding sequence ATGATGAGAACTGAGAGTGAAGTAAATTTGACAACTCGGTTTTTGGCGATTCTGGCTTTCACCCTAGCGCTAATTGGACTCTCCGGTTGCGACCGTAAGAAGGAGGTTACTACTCCTCCGCCCGTCGTGACGGTAGCTGAGGTAGTAAAGGAAACGGTTCCGGTCTATCTGGACTATGTTGGTACCCTTCAAGCTGTAAATACGGTAGATATTGTGGCCAGGGTGGAAGGATTTCTTCAAGAGCGTGCATTTGTTGATGGGGCGGATGTGAAGAAGGGCGATTTGCTCTTTGTTATTGACCCGCGTCCCTTTGAGGCCCAGCTCGAAAATGCCCAGGCCCAGTTGGCAAAGGATGAAGCCGCTCTGGCCTACGCCCGGCAACAGGTAGAGCGATACAAGCCCCTTTTAGACAAAGAGTTTATAGCCCGTAACGCCTTTGACCAGTTTAGCACTCAAGTGAAGGAACTACAGGCGGCGGTAGAAGCTGACCGCGCCGCTATCAAACTAGCCGAGTTGAATCTAAGTTACTGCCGGATGTATGCCCCATTTGACGGGCGTATAGGACGAAGATACGTAGATGTTGGAAACCTGGTTGGAGCTGGCCAGAACACTGAACTTGCCACCCTTGTACAACTTGACCCCATTTATGTCTATTTCAGCCCGAGCTCCCGCTATTTACCGGAGATATTGAAGCAGCAGGAAAAGGAAAAGCTCACCATCAGATTGGTACTTCCGGACGAGAGCATCCACCCTTACCAAGGGGCCGTAGACTTCGTCAACAACGCTGTAGAAAGCACCACAAGCACAATATCTATGCGCGGGGTTGTCCCCAATCCGGATAAAAGCTTGCTGCCCGGGCAATATGTTCAGGTTCGTCTTCTTCTGACCATGAAGCCGGACGCACTCCTGGTTCCGGAGCAAGCGGTGGGCGAGACTCAGGGTGGGGCTTATTTGCTCATAGTGAATAGGGATGACAGGGTTGAGAACCGGGATGTGGTAGCGGGAACAACCTATAAAGGTATGCGGGTAATCGAAAAGGGTGTAAAGCCGGGGGAGCGGGTTATAATCGAGGGCTTGCAGAAGGTGAAACCGGGTATTACTGTCCAGCCGAAGCTCGTTTCCTCAAAAGGTGATTCCAATCTCCCTGCATCGTCTCCGCAACCGAAAAAGGAGACACCCAATTAG
- a CDS encoding TolC family protein produces the protein MKYAAPDPGEEWQPPPNHLPSVQSSDRLPTIPPDLKPSAEKLSLSQLVDAALRQSPATRQAWEQARAAAAAWAVARGSYYPDISGVLSVEEAKGGQNEGSSSFTETIGTASVALNYLLLDFGGRSAGVEAAKQALYNANWTHNQAIQDVLRNVAEAYYTLIGNKAQLQADLASLKDAETSLQAAELRLQVGLGTVVDVLQAKSTVAQVQLDIATDRGAIEISRGELATAVGWPANTPFDVEDEPKEFPLDSVSENVEELIAEAQKNRPNLAAARSVVLQKEAEVRQAESAQWPQLVASALLEPEVVRGGVDDNSFSYQFLVGLQFPIFQGFSLINQVRQARANLEAAQAALSIQEERVISEVWNGYYNFRTAVEQLEASEVLLESATKSYEASLARYRSGVGDIVELLNAQSTLTEARAERVQARTSLHRSYAELIHAIGKELPVTSSINNSFKKIEAEEKYQHDEN, from the coding sequence ATGAAATATGCTGCTCCTGATCCGGGAGAAGAATGGCAACCTCCACCGAATCACCTACCTAGCGTGCAGTCATCAGACAGGCTTCCAACGATACCGCCTGATTTAAAGCCATCTGCAGAGAAGTTAAGCCTATCACAGCTCGTTGACGCGGCACTACGTCAGAGTCCGGCCACTCGCCAAGCATGGGAACAGGCGCGTGCGGCTGCTGCAGCCTGGGCTGTGGCACGTGGTAGCTATTATCCGGATATTAGCGGTGTTCTCTCGGTCGAAGAAGCAAAAGGTGGTCAGAACGAAGGGTCAAGCTCCTTTACCGAGACTATCGGTACAGCAAGCGTAGCGCTTAACTATCTCCTTCTTGACTTCGGCGGCCGCAGCGCCGGCGTGGAAGCGGCTAAGCAGGCGCTGTATAATGCCAACTGGACCCATAACCAGGCTATACAGGATGTACTTCGCAACGTGGCGGAGGCTTATTACACCCTTATCGGAAACAAGGCGCAGTTACAGGCTGACCTGGCTAGTTTGAAAGATGCGGAGACAAGCCTCCAAGCGGCGGAATTAAGACTACAGGTAGGGCTAGGAACGGTTGTCGATGTATTGCAGGCGAAATCAACCGTAGCCCAGGTGCAACTGGATATAGCGACTGACCGAGGTGCTATTGAGATATCCCGTGGAGAGTTAGCAACCGCAGTCGGATGGCCGGCTAATACCCCCTTTGACGTGGAGGATGAACCGAAGGAGTTTCCTCTTGACTCCGTCTCTGAAAACGTCGAAGAGTTGATTGCAGAGGCTCAGAAAAATCGGCCGAACCTTGCTGCTGCCCGGTCGGTTGTGCTTCAAAAAGAGGCTGAAGTAAGGCAGGCTGAATCTGCCCAATGGCCCCAGCTAGTTGCGAGCGCGTTGTTAGAGCCTGAAGTGGTAAGGGGCGGTGTTGACGACAATAGCTTTAGCTATCAGTTCTTAGTCGGTCTCCAGTTCCCGATTTTTCAGGGTTTTTCGCTTATTAATCAGGTTCGTCAGGCCCGTGCGAATCTCGAAGCGGCTCAAGCAGCCCTTTCCATTCAAGAGGAAAGGGTTATATCTGAGGTCTGGAACGGTTATTACAATTTCCGAACTGCGGTAGAGCAACTGGAGGCAAGCGAGGTGCTCCTGGAGAGCGCAACGAAATCATACGAAGCTTCGCTTGCCCGTTACCGTTCCGGGGTGGGAGACATAGTGGAGTTACTCAACGCTCAGAGTACGCTCACCGAGGCCAGAGCAGAACGGGTTCAAGCCAGGACGAGCCTCCATAGGTCTTACGCAGAGTTAATACACGCAATTGGGAAAGAGCTCCCGGTCACTTCTTCTATTAACAACTCTTTTAAAAAAATTGAGGCAGAAGAGAAATATCAGCATGATGAGAACTGA
- a CDS encoding cofactor-independent phosphoglycerate mutase — protein MKIVILQGDGMPDHPVPELGNKTPLEAANTPNMDDLAKRSIFGLVKTIPDELPPGSDVGNLSVLGYNPKLYYTGRSPLEAASIGVRVNESDVTFRCNLVTLKESNGKTIMEDYSAGHISTEEARGIILDIKDELEKEGEINFYPGVSYRHLLVWHGGVDRMKTTPPHDISGQEITAYLPNGEGADKLKKLIDKSKGLLKSHPINRKRIEQGKNPATSIWLWGQGRAPKMPRFKELYGIDGAVISAVDLVKGIGIYAGLRVIDVPGATGYLDTNYEGKVEYALRALKEVDLVMIHIESTDETGHEGKADLKIRAIEDFDHRVVGPVLQGMKRFDDYKVLVLSDHPTPIDLRTHVNEPVPFALFSSKDGGLKDSSRVYSEKSASQTGVFVDEGWKLVGMVLGKNQI, from the coding sequence ATGAAAATAGTGATACTGCAAGGCGATGGAATGCCCGATCATCCCGTCCCGGAACTAGGAAATAAAACTCCTCTCGAAGCGGCGAACACACCGAACATGGATGACCTGGCCAAAAGAAGCATCTTTGGCCTGGTAAAAACTATCCCCGACGAACTTCCACCTGGAAGCGATGTGGGGAATCTGAGTGTATTAGGTTATAACCCTAAACTCTACTACACCGGCCGGTCTCCCCTCGAAGCAGCGAGCATAGGAGTGCGTGTAAACGAGTCGGATGTAACGTTCAGATGCAACCTGGTCACTCTCAAGGAGTCAAACGGAAAAACGATCATGGAGGATTATAGCGCCGGGCACATCTCCACGGAGGAAGCTAGAGGTATCATCCTGGATATAAAAGACGAATTGGAGAAGGAAGGTGAAATCAATTTTTATCCGGGCGTCAGCTATCGCCATCTCCTGGTATGGCACGGTGGGGTTGACCGAATGAAAACAACGCCCCCACACGATATTTCCGGGCAGGAAATAACGGCATATCTGCCAAATGGTGAAGGGGCAGACAAGTTAAAAAAACTGATTGATAAATCAAAAGGGCTTTTAAAAAGCCATCCGATAAACCGCAAAAGAATAGAACAAGGCAAAAATCCAGCCACAAGCATCTGGCTCTGGGGACAGGGACGTGCACCCAAGATGCCTCGCTTTAAAGAACTATACGGAATTGACGGTGCGGTCATATCGGCAGTGGATTTAGTGAAAGGGATTGGTATTTACGCCGGGCTCAGGGTCATAGACGTACCCGGCGCCACCGGTTATCTGGATACAAACTACGAGGGCAAGGTTGAGTATGCGCTCCGTGCACTCAAAGAAGTTGATTTGGTGATGATCCACATCGAATCCACGGATGAAACGGGGCATGAGGGAAAAGCAGATTTAAAAATCCGGGCCATAGAGGACTTTGACCATCGGGTAGTGGGGCCTGTTCTTCAAGGCATGAAAAGATTCGACGATTACAAAGTGCTCGTGCTCTCCGACCATCCAACCCCTATCGATTTAAGAACTCACGTAAACGAGCCCGTGCCTTTTGCTCTCTTTAGTTCAAAAGACGGGGGCCTAAAGGATAGCAGCCGGGTGTATTCCGAGAAATCCGCCTCTCAAACCGGAGTATTTGTGGATGAGGGATGGAAACTTGTGGGGATGGTTTTGGGTAAAAATCAAATTTAA
- the mazG gene encoding nucleoside triphosphate pyrophosphohydrolase: protein MKKRSFQDVVELSKYLRSPEGCPWDREQTLNTLKSFIIEEAYEVIQAIEADDTQELKEELGDLLYEIIFASQISSEEGKFNIDDVVDQLYYKLVRRHPHVFGEEKAKDAEEAVKRWHGEKMKEKERKRTLLQIPRSMPALLRAQRVGEKASQVGFDWAKPEDVIEKVKEELAELESAIQSDLKNSIEKEWGDLIFSLVNLARHLKLDSESTAHRAVDQFIERFSKVEEKAREKGRDLSELNLKEMDELWEEVKKDY, encoded by the coding sequence ATGAAGAAGAGGAGTTTTCAAGATGTAGTGGAGTTATCCAAGTACTTAAGAAGCCCGGAGGGCTGTCCCTGGGATAGGGAACAAACGCTCAACACACTTAAGTCCTTTATTATTGAGGAGGCATATGAGGTAATCCAGGCTATTGAAGCAGACGACACCCAAGAGCTTAAGGAAGAGCTTGGAGACCTTCTTTACGAAATTATATTTGCCTCCCAGATATCCAGCGAGGAAGGAAAATTCAACATTGATGATGTAGTAGACCAACTGTACTACAAGCTGGTCAGGCGTCATCCCCACGTATTTGGCGAGGAAAAGGCTAAAGATGCGGAGGAGGCGGTAAAGAGATGGCATGGGGAGAAGATGAAGGAAAAAGAGAGAAAGAGAACGCTTCTTCAGATACCCCGCTCTATGCCAGCCCTTCTTCGCGCACAACGTGTTGGGGAGAAAGCCTCCCAGGTTGGTTTTGATTGGGCAAAGCCGGAGGATGTAATTGAAAAGGTAAAAGAGGAGTTAGCCGAGCTTGAGAGCGCAATCCAATCTGACCTGAAAAATTCGATAGAGAAAGAATGGGGAGATTTGATTTTTTCTTTGGTAAACCTGGCCAGGCATCTAAAGCTGGATTCGGAGAGCACTGCGCATAGGGCAGTGGACCAGTTCATAGAAAGATTCAGCAAGGTTGAAGAGAAGGCGCGAGAAAAGGGAAGAGACTTGTCGGAATTAAATCTAAAAGAAATGGACGAGCTTTGGGAAGAAGTGAAGAAAGATTACTAG
- a CDS encoding metal-dependent hydrolase, producing MDTITHGLIGTLSSKTGFYQKAGRVATIAFTVGAIFPDIDIVTTFLGPEFSLRYHRGLTHSLIAAPLFAFILALVIYRFSSYKKYWFIVAMIALGIYSHIFFDLITSYGTVIFDPLSMKRYSWNLVFILDPFITLPVILGLILCRRKREFANRFSFGIFAYLALYLILCFYSRELNSGKVDEFAKDKSLSVVKSSVYPRPLAPLFWMGVIETEDAFYKVNLSMFGKNPEGFERIAKTNHNQFVELAKNLEVTKLYFWFADYPVAEYKEEGGRHVVEFYDLRFGVIPNKIPFPLRIVFDGSDSIVSISLNGRTLRGRL from the coding sequence GTGGATACCATCACTCACGGACTAATTGGGACGCTATCATCTAAGACTGGCTTTTATCAGAAAGCAGGGCGGGTGGCTACGATTGCGTTCACCGTAGGCGCCATATTCCCGGACATAGATATAGTGACTACCTTCCTGGGCCCTGAGTTTTCCCTACGCTATCATAGAGGATTAACCCATTCGTTGATTGCTGCTCCGCTATTCGCTTTTATTCTGGCATTAGTAATTTATCGTTTTTCCTCTTATAAAAAATATTGGTTTATAGTTGCGATGATCGCCCTGGGAATATACTCTCACATATTCTTTGACCTCATAACTTCTTACGGAACAGTTATCTTTGACCCGTTGAGCATGAAGCGGTATAGCTGGAATCTGGTATTTATTCTTGATCCATTCATCACCCTTCCGGTCATTCTGGGCTTGATTCTGTGCCGGAGGAAAAGAGAATTTGCAAATAGGTTTTCTTTCGGCATTTTTGCTTATTTGGCCCTGTATCTAATATTGTGCTTTTACTCCAGGGAGCTGAATTCGGGAAAAGTAGATGAGTTTGCCAAAGATAAATCTCTAAGTGTTGTAAAGTCCTCAGTGTATCCCCGGCCTCTGGCGCCGCTTTTCTGGATGGGAGTCATAGAGACTGAAGATGCCTTCTATAAAGTGAATCTCTCCATGTTTGGAAAAAATCCTGAGGGGTTTGAGCGTATAGCCAAGACCAACCATAATCAATTCGTAGAATTGGCAAAGAATCTTGAGGTGACTAAACTGTATTTCTGGTTTGCCGACTATCCGGTTGCTGAATACAAAGAGGAAGGTGGGAGGCACGTTGTTGAGTTTTATGATTTGAGGTTCGGCGTGATTCCCAATAAAATTCCCTTCCCCTTGAGAATAGTCTTTGACGGAAGCGATTCCATTGTCAGTATTTCTTTGAACGGAAGGACTCTAAGAGGGAGATTATAA
- a CDS encoding Xaa-Pro peptidase family protein, with the protein MGIVFPMKEDTLLIIDSSENNADLYYKTRFFIPDPAIYIEHKGKKILILSDLELDRGKKEARADLVLSLSEYRKILPPKKQKKAGLTDIVALVFKELRTRSAVVPGRFPIKYADGLRKLGYRIDYRKEEPFFKERLKKKPEEVNYIKDSLKKTAMAMGLAIRMIASSEIKKDKLFLNGNVLTSERVKGEINAGLSRLGFSAEHTIVAPGIQSSMPHHTGEGPLFAGKPIVIDIFPRSQKNGYFGDMTRTVVKGEPSKELNRMYQTVLKGQKLAISLIKAGVKSREVHEAVVEFFKKCGFETGTNNGKREGFIHSTGHGLGLEIHEPPRIGPGDDVLEEGNVVTVEPGLYYERLGGIRIEDVVLVKRKGCLNLTRFPKKFRV; encoded by the coding sequence TTGGGTATAGTTTTTCCCATGAAAGAGGATACCCTGCTGATAATAGATTCAAGCGAGAATAATGCCGACCTTTATTACAAGACCAGGTTTTTCATCCCCGACCCGGCTATTTATATCGAGCATAAAGGGAAGAAGATACTCATTCTGAGCGACTTAGAGTTGGATAGGGGAAAGAAGGAGGCACGGGCAGATTTGGTTCTCTCGCTATCCGAATACAGAAAGATACTTCCACCGAAGAAGCAAAAAAAGGCAGGCCTCACCGACATCGTGGCCCTGGTGTTTAAAGAGCTTAGAACAAGAAGCGCGGTCGTCCCGGGAAGGTTTCCCATAAAATACGCAGACGGGTTGAGAAAACTCGGTTATAGGATCGATTACCGGAAAGAAGAGCCCTTCTTCAAAGAGAGATTGAAGAAGAAACCGGAAGAAGTGAATTACATAAAGGACTCACTTAAAAAAACCGCCATGGCCATGGGGCTGGCTATCCGAATGATTGCCTCTTCCGAAATAAAGAAAGATAAACTTTTTCTTAACGGCAATGTACTGACTTCGGAGAGGGTAAAGGGAGAAATAAACGCCGGGCTTTCCAGGTTAGGATTTAGTGCTGAACATACGATTGTTGCCCCCGGCATTCAATCCTCGATGCCTCACCATACCGGCGAGGGACCGCTTTTCGCCGGAAAGCCCATCGTCATCGATATATTCCCCCGTTCGCAGAAAAACGGATACTTCGGGGATATGACCAGGACCGTGGTTAAAGGCGAACCGAGCAAAGAACTCAACAGGATGTATCAAACCGTTCTCAAAGGTCAAAAGCTGGCAATTAGCCTTATAAAAGCGGGGGTGAAATCGAGGGAAGTGCATGAGGCAGTGGTTGAGTTTTTTAAAAAGTGTGGGTTTGAGACAGGAACGAATAACGGGAAAAGAGAGGGATTTATTCACTCTACCGGTCACGGACTGGGGCTCGAAATCCACGAGCCTCCGAGGATAGGGCCTGGAGACGATGTGCTTGAAGAAGGAAACGTGGTAACGGTCGAGCCTGGCCTCTACTACGAAAGATTGGGTGGAATCAGGATAGAGGATGTCGTACTCGTAAAAAGGAAAGGATGCCTCAATCTGACGAGGTTTCCTAAGAAGTTTAGAGTTTAA